The following coding sequences are from one Triticum aestivum cultivar Chinese Spring chromosome 5A, IWGSC CS RefSeq v2.1, whole genome shotgun sequence window:
- the LOC123108341 gene encoding purple acid phosphatase 2-like: protein MERVLAVLFLLAAHAASAAAGVTSPYRRSLQMLPDMPLDADVFRPPPGDNAPEQVHITQGDLTGRAMTISWVTPEHPGSNVVRYGLAADNLNLTAEGTVQRYTWGGTYQSPYIHHATLTGLDHATVYHYAVGFGYTVRSFSFKTPPKPGPDAPIKFGLIGDLGQTFHSNDTVAHYEANGGDAVLFIGDLSYADNHPGHDNRRWDTWARFVERSVAYQPWIWTAGNHEIDYAPEIGETAPFKPFTHRYPTPFRASNSTEHLWYSVKMASAHVIMLSSYSAYGKYTPQWTWLQDELRRVDRRTTPWLIVCVHSPWYNTNDYHYMEGETMRVQFERWLVDAKVDLVLAGHVHSYERTHRVSNVAYDIANGKATPQFNASAPVYINIGDGGNTEGLANSFRSPQPDYSAFREASYGHATLDIKNRTHAYYEWHRNQDGVKVVADKAWFTNRYYMPTHTN from the exons ATGGAGCGTGTGCTCGCGGTGCTCTTCCTCCTGGCGGCGCACGCCGCCTCCGCGGCCGCCGGTGTGACGAGCCCGTACCGGCGGAGCCTGCAGATGCTCCCCGACATGCCGCTCGACGCCGACGTGTTCCGGCCGCCGCCTGGCGACAATGCGCCGGAGCAGGTCCACATCACCCAGGGCGATCTGACCGGCCGCGCCATGACGATATCCTGGGTTACCCCGGAGCACCCGGGCAGTAACGTCGTCCGCTACGGCCTCGCCGCCGACAACCTCAACCTCACGGCCGAGGGCACCGTCCAGCGCTACACCTGGGGCGGCACCTACCAGTCCCCCTACATCCACCACGCCACGCTCACCGGCCTCGACCACGCCACCGTCTACCACTACGCCGTCGGCTTCGGCTACACCGTGAGGTCCTTCTCCTTCAAAACCCCGCCCAAGCCCGGCCCCGACGCGCCCATCAAGTTCGGTCTCATCG GTGATCTCGGCCAGACGTTCCACTCCAACGACACGGTGGCCCACTACGAGGCCAACGGCGGCGACGCCGTGCTCTTCATCGGCGACCTGTCCTACGCCGACAACCACCCGGGCCACGACAACCGCCGCTGGGACACGTGGGCGCGCTTCGTGGAGCGCAGCGTCGCGTACCAGCCCTGGATCTGGACCGCCGGCAACCACGAGATCGACTACGCGCCGGAGATCGGCGAGACGGCGCCGTTCAAGCCGTTCACGCACCGGTACCCCACCCCTTTCCGCGCATCCAACAGCACCGAGCACCTCTGGTACTCGGTGAAGATGGCGTCCGCCCACGTCATCATGCTCTCCTCCTACTCCGCCTACGGCAAGTACACGCCGCAGTGGACGTGGCTGCAGGACGAGCTCCGGCGCGTGGACCGGAGGACGACCCCCTGGCTCATCGTCTGCGTGCACTCGCCCTGGTACAACACCAACGACTACCACTACATGGAGGGCGAGACGATGCGCGTCCAGTTCGAGCGCTGGCTCGTCGACGCCAAGGTCGACCTCGTCCTCGCCGGCCACGTCCACTCGTACGAGCGCACCCACCGCGTCTCCAACGTCGCCTACGACATCGCCAACGGCAAGGCCACGCCGCAGTTCAACGCCTCCGCTCCCGTCTACATCAACATCGGCGACGGCGGGAACACCGAGGGGCTCGCCAACAGCTTCCGGTCGCCGCAGCCGGACTACTCCGCATTCAGGGAGGCCAGCTACGGGCACGCCACGCTGGACATCAAGAACAGGACCCACGCCTACTACGAGTGGCACCGCAACCAGGACGGCGTCAAGGTCGTCGCCGACAAGGCCTGGTTCACAAACAGATACTACATGCCAACCCACACCAACTAG